A genomic window from Yoonia rosea includes:
- a CDS encoding DUF4864 domain-containing protein, giving the protein MRILAFVFGFWVAATAAFAQDGDAIESVIGNQLDAFNERDISEAWEYASPNIKRLFGDPGNFGMMVQQGYPMVWDNADVRFLELRDLGGMVWQKVMVRDAQGALHILDYQMIETAQGWQINGVRLLPAPDVGA; this is encoded by the coding sequence ATGCGCATTTTGGCATTCGTTTTCGGGTTCTGGGTGGCAGCCACTGCTGCTTTTGCGCAGGATGGTGACGCGATCGAGAGCGTGATTGGCAACCAGCTGGACGCCTTTAACGAACGCGACATCTCCGAGGCATGGGAATACGCCAGCCCCAATATCAAGCGCCTGTTCGGCGATCCCGGAAATTTCGGCATGATGGTCCAGCAGGGCTATCCGATGGTCTGGGACAATGCTGATGTGCGGTTCCTGGAATTGCGCGATTTGGGCGGCATGGTCTGGCAGAAGGTGATGGTGCGCGATGCGCAGGGTGCTCTGCATATTCTGGACTATCAGATGATCGAGACAGCACAGGGTTGGCAGATCAACGGTGTACGCTTATTGCCCGCACCCGATGTCGGGGCCTAA
- a CDS encoding lysine--tRNA ligase encodes MSTMREAAMTSKAWPFEEARALLKRYENRAPEKGYVLFETGYGPSGLPHIGTFGEVLRTTMIRRAFEVISDIPTKLICFSDDLDGMRKVPGNVPQQEMLAEHMHKPLTSVPDPFGTHESFGHHNNAMLRRFLDTFGFDYEFYSAREFYQTGQFDEILLRAAARYDDIMKVMLKSLREERQETYSIFLPIHPETGRVLYVPMKHVDGEKGEVTFDDPDGREWTLPVTGGNVKLQWKPDFGARWAALDVDFEMYGKEHATNTAIYDRICEILGGRKPNHFSYELFLDEKGQKISKSSGNGISIDEWLTYASTESLSYFMYLKPKTAKRMHFDVIPKAVDEYHQQLRAYATQDDAGRANNPVFHIHGHNVPASDMVVPFAMLLNLASVSGAEDKDTLWGFIQRYAPDASAEKNPQMDQAAGFAVRYYNDFVKPTKVYRAPTDQERAALTDLAERLKVWDGGLDAEELQTMVFAVGKEHGFEPLRNWFTALYEVLLGASQGPRFGGFIALYGVDETIALIEQQLAAA; translated from the coding sequence ATGAGCACTATGCGTGAAGCAGCGATGACGTCGAAGGCCTGGCCCTTTGAAGAGGCGCGCGCATTGCTCAAACGGTATGAAAACAGGGCACCCGAAAAGGGGTATGTCCTGTTTGAGACAGGCTATGGCCCATCGGGTTTGCCGCATATCGGAACGTTTGGCGAAGTACTGCGCACAACGATGATCCGCCGCGCGTTCGAGGTGATTTCGGATATTCCCACCAAACTGATCTGTTTTTCCGACGATCTGGACGGGATGCGCAAGGTTCCCGGCAATGTGCCCCAGCAAGAGATGCTGGCCGAGCATATGCATAAGCCGCTGACATCGGTGCCTGATCCCTTTGGAACGCATGAGAGCTTTGGCCATCACAACAATGCCATGTTGCGGCGCTTCTTGGATACTTTCGGGTTTGATTACGAATTCTATTCAGCCCGTGAATTTTATCAAACAGGCCAGTTTGATGAGATTCTGCTGCGCGCTGCGGCCCGTTATGATGACATTATGAAGGTCATGCTGAAATCCCTGCGCGAAGAGCGTCAAGAGACCTATTCCATCTTCCTGCCGATCCATCCTGAGACCGGGCGTGTACTTTATGTGCCAATGAAGCACGTGGATGGTGAAAAGGGTGAGGTGACTTTCGACGACCCTGATGGGCGCGAATGGACCCTGCCTGTGACGGGCGGCAATGTGAAATTGCAGTGGAAGCCGGATTTCGGTGCGCGCTGGGCTGCTTTGGATGTTGATTTCGAGATGTACGGCAAGGAACACGCCACAAATACCGCGATCTATGACCGGATTTGCGAGATTTTGGGTGGGCGCAAGCCGAACCATTTTTCGTATGAGCTGTTTCTGGATGAGAAGGGTCAGAAGATTTCCAAATCTTCCGGCAACGGCATTTCGATTGATGAGTGGCTGACCTATGCCTCAACCGAGAGCCTGAGCTACTTCATGTATCTTAAGCCAAAGACGGCCAAGCGGATGCATTTTGATGTGATCCCTAAGGCAGTGGACGAGTATCACCAGCAGTTGCGCGCCTATGCCACTCAGGATGATGCAGGCCGCGCCAATAATCCGGTGTTCCACATTCACGGACATAATGTGCCTGCCTCAGACATGGTGGTGCCTTTTGCGATGCTTTTGAACCTCGCGTCCGTGTCTGGTGCCGAGGACAAAGACACGCTTTGGGGCTTTATCCAGCGTTATGCGCCTGACGCCTCTGCCGAGAAAAACCCGCAGATGGATCAGGCGGCGGGCTTTGCCGTGCGCTATTACAACGACTTTGTGAAGCCCACCAAAGTGTACCGCGCACCAACCGATCAGGAGCGCGCGGCGCTGACCGATCTGGCGGAACGCCTGAAAGTGTGGGATGGCGGTCTGGATGCAGAAGAGCTGCAAACGATGGTCTTTGCCGTTGGCAAAGAGCATGGGTTCGAGCCGCTGCGTAATTGGTTCACCGCACTCTACGAGGTGCTTTTGGGCGCTTCACAAGGGCCACGTTTTGGCGGCTTCATTGCGCTTTACGGTGTGGATGAAACCATCGCCCTCATCGAACAGCAATTGGCCGCCGCATAA
- a CDS encoding tellurite resistance TerB family protein, with amino-acid sequence MLEDAPMTAQDALAALMIAVSASDENIRTAELVKINSAINNLPVFSDYDLERLPRMSRMVFSLLEQEDGLEALFGLIRDALPERLYETAYALSCDVAAADGLIVGTEVRMLEEIREELNLDRLHAAAIERGSRARHMTL; translated from the coding sequence ATGCTTGAAGACGCCCCAATGACCGCGCAAGACGCCCTTGCCGCCCTGATGATCGCGGTATCCGCGTCGGATGAAAACATCCGCACTGCCGAGCTTGTGAAAATAAACAGCGCGATCAATAACTTGCCTGTTTTCTCGGACTATGACCTCGAACGTCTGCCGCGCATGTCGAGAATGGTCTTCTCATTGCTTGAGCAGGAAGACGGTCTTGAGGCGCTTTTCGGCCTGATCCGTGACGCCCTGCCCGAGCGCCTTTATGAGACCGCCTATGCGCTTTCTTGTGATGTCGCTGCCGCGGACGGACTCATTGTTGGCACCGAAGTCCGCATGCTGGAAGAGATTCGCGAAGAACTGAACCTTGATCGCCTGCACGCCGCTGCGATCGAACGCGGATCACGCGCACGCCACATGACGCTTTGA
- the dacB gene encoding D-alanyl-D-alanine carboxypeptidase/D-alanyl-D-alanine endopeptidase, protein MRLTRRALLSGAVSALATTAYAEAPLTSLRPIARVPARDAIAKMVSSRATSGAVGVVVADMQSGQILEDIDGTIAQPPASVTKAFTALYALEALGAQHTFETRIFADGPINDGVLDGNLILAGGGDPNLVTDQIAELAKRLKDTGLREVRGDLLVWDNALTNLDEIDDSQMDHLGYNPTVTGLNLNFNRVHFEWKQDGADYVTTLDARSANYRPEVTTAQIAIVDRAVPVFTYRNGGGVDQWTVARGALNKEGSRWLPVRNPALYAGEVFAVFARSHGIVLKPPQETMARPTGIPLVRYASAPLNEMMQSMLRFSTNITAEAAGLAATATRVGAQRGLRTSALSMALWAARRAEGIAPQFVDHSGLGDAARVSPRDMVRLLMAQNVMPTLQPILRDIALVGEDGQAIDDPQIAVKAKTGTLNFVSTLAGYVRTKSGRDLAFAIFASDLEAREAGKRQGVESPTGARSWNTRSRRLQQDILKHLALRV, encoded by the coding sequence ATGCGCCTGACCCGTCGTGCACTGCTGTCCGGAGCGGTCTCAGCGCTTGCCACTACAGCCTATGCCGAGGCGCCATTAACGTCCTTGCGCCCGATTGCACGTGTGCCTGCCCGCGATGCGATTGCCAAGATGGTGTCATCGCGCGCGACCTCTGGCGCGGTGGGCGTTGTGGTGGCGGATATGCAAAGCGGCCAGATCCTTGAGGACATTGACGGGACGATAGCGCAGCCACCCGCAAGCGTAACCAAGGCGTTCACGGCACTCTATGCGCTTGAGGCGCTGGGTGCGCAACATACCTTTGAAACGCGCATATTTGCTGATGGTCCAATAAATGACGGTGTTTTAGATGGTAATTTGATTTTGGCCGGTGGGGGTGACCCCAACCTTGTGACGGATCAAATTGCTGAACTTGCCAAAAGACTGAAGGACACCGGCCTGCGCGAAGTGCGGGGGGATCTTCTGGTCTGGGACAATGCACTGACTAATCTCGACGAGATTGATGACAGTCAGATGGATCATCTGGGCTACAATCCAACAGTCACCGGTCTGAACCTGAATTTCAATCGCGTGCATTTTGAGTGGAAACAAGACGGCGCAGATTATGTCACCACGCTGGATGCCCGCAGCGCAAATTACCGCCCCGAAGTGACCACGGCGCAGATTGCGATTGTGGATCGTGCAGTGCCGGTGTTCACCTACCGCAACGGCGGTGGTGTTGATCAATGGACTGTGGCGCGGGGTGCGCTCAATAAAGAAGGATCAAGGTGGCTGCCTGTCCGCAATCCGGCACTTTATGCAGGCGAGGTTTTTGCCGTCTTTGCGCGCAGTCACGGGATCGTTTTGAAGCCGCCGCAAGAGACGATGGCGCGCCCGACGGGTATCCCGCTTGTGCGGTATGCCAGCGCGCCATTGAACGAGATGATGCAGAGCATGTTGCGTTTCTCGACGAATATCACCGCAGAGGCAGCGGGTCTGGCAGCGACCGCGACCCGCGTTGGCGCGCAGCGTGGGCTGCGCACTTCTGCGTTGAGTATGGCGCTATGGGCGGCGCGTCGGGCAGAGGGCATTGCGCCGCAATTTGTGGATCATTCGGGTTTGGGCGATGCGGCGCGGGTGTCGCCCCGTGACATGGTGCGCCTGTTGATGGCGCAGAATGTGATGCCGACCTTGCAGCCTATTCTGCGTGATATCGCATTGGTGGGCGAGGATGGTCAGGCGATCGACGATCCGCAAATCGCCGTCAAAGCGAAGACCGGCACGCTCAACTTTGTGTCAACGCTTGCTGGATATGTGCGCACCAAAAGCGGACGTGATCTGGCCTTTGCGATTTTTGCGTCCGATCTGGAAGCGCGCGAGGCCGGCAAACGTCAAGGCGTCGAGTCCCCGACCGGTGCGCGCAGCTGGAATACACGGTCGCGGCGCCTGCAACAGGATATTCTCAAGCATCTGGCGTTAAGGGTCTGA
- a CDS encoding nicotinate-nucleotide adenylyltransferase, with amino-acid sequence MTARPVAKRGQVIGLLGGSFDPPHAGHVHISKAALKRFGLDRLWWLVSPGNPLKENGPAPLADRMQVARAMMDHPRVTVTDIEAQLGTRYTAQTLMALRRRYPGVRFVWIMGADNLAQFHRWQDWRWIMETVPIGVLARPGDRIAARMSKAAKVYARARIPGRAAHTLRRAQAPAWAFVNLPMSDQSSTAIRKRGEW; translated from the coding sequence ATGACTGCGCGGCCTGTCGCAAAGCGCGGTCAGGTGATCGGTCTGCTGGGGGGGTCCTTTGATCCGCCGCATGCGGGCCATGTCCATATCTCTAAGGCCGCGTTGAAACGGTTCGGACTGGACCGGCTGTGGTGGCTGGTGTCACCCGGCAATCCTCTGAAAGAGAACGGACCGGCACCTTTGGCTGACAGGATGCAGGTCGCGCGCGCGATGATGGATCATCCGCGCGTCACAGTCACCGATATCGAAGCGCAATTGGGAACGCGGTACACCGCGCAGACGCTGATGGCCTTGCGCCGCCGCTACCCCGGCGTGCGGTTCGTGTGGATTATGGGCGCTGACAATCTGGCGCAGTTCCATCGCTGGCAAGACTGGCGTTGGATCATGGAGACCGTTCCCATTGGCGTCTTGGCGCGTCCGGGGGACAGGATTGCGGCACGCATGTCGAAAGCGGCAAAGGTCTATGCGCGGGCGCGTATCCCGGGACGGGCGGCGCATACGCTTCGCAGGGCACAGGCGCCGGCATGGGCCTTTGTCAATTTGCCGATGTCCGACCAGTCTTCAACCGCGATCCGCAAGCGGGGGGAATGGTGA
- a CDS encoding aldo/keto reductase produces MNTLTTRAGAPLSRLTFGTMQFGGTADAAASQAMFDAARAGGVNHFDTAVMYTDGASETLLGAMIKADRDSLYLATKVGYVGGASQANITKHFDRCRQQLREDAVDLLYMHRFDDDTPLEETFSTLAELQTHGLIRHIGVSNYAAWQVMKAQSVAKTLGTQIDVIQPMYSLVKRQSEVEIFPMAADQGITVVPYSPLGGGLLTGKYAKGGTGRLTTDTRYQARYAQDWMHETAKQLTALGAELGVNPATLAVAWAANHAIKPLPIISARSEEQLHPSLLAEKFTMTPEVYDKITALSITPPPATDRLEEA; encoded by the coding sequence ATGAATACCCTGACCACGCGCGCTGGCGCCCCGCTCTCCCGACTGACCTTTGGCACGATGCAATTCGGCGGCACCGCCGACGCAGCGGCCAGTCAAGCCATGTTTGACGCTGCCCGCGCGGGTGGCGTCAATCACTTTGATACGGCTGTGATGTATACGGATGGCGCGTCCGAGACATTGCTTGGCGCGATGATCAAGGCGGACCGCGACTCTCTCTATCTCGCCACCAAAGTCGGCTATGTGGGCGGCGCCTCGCAGGCCAACATCACGAAACACTTCGACAGGTGCCGTCAACAGTTGCGGGAAGATGCTGTCGATCTGCTCTACATGCACCGTTTCGACGATGACACACCGCTTGAGGAAACATTCAGCACTTTGGCGGAACTGCAAACACATGGCCTGATCCGCCACATCGGCGTGTCGAACTATGCCGCATGGCAGGTGATGAAGGCCCAAAGCGTTGCAAAAACACTGGGGACGCAAATCGATGTGATCCAGCCGATGTATAGCCTTGTCAAACGCCAGAGCGAGGTCGAGATTTTCCCCATGGCCGCCGATCAGGGCATCACTGTCGTCCCTTATTCACCCTTGGGGGGCGGGTTGCTGACGGGCAAATACGCCAAGGGTGGAACGGGGCGCCTGACGACCGATACACGGTATCAGGCGCGCTATGCGCAGGACTGGATGCACGAAACGGCAAAACAACTGACGGCCCTTGGCGCAGAGCTGGGCGTCAATCCAGCGACGCTGGCCGTTGCCTGGGCAGCCAACCACGCGATCAAACCGCTTCCCATCATCTCGGCCCGCTCCGAAGAACAGCTCCACCCCTCTTTGCTAGCCGAAAAATTCACCATGACACCTGAGGTCTATGACAAGATTACTGCACTCAGCATCACGCCCCCACCCGCCACAGACCGGCTCGAAGAAGCGTGA
- a CDS encoding NAD(P)/FAD-dependent oxidoreductase has protein sequence MIDFLIIGGGIAGVSAAARLSELGSVTLFEGEDALAYHASGRSAALFEQNYGKPSTIALNKASYAFHKSADVLSPRGLMLVGDAETAAAFAADRKAMHLDSITVAEAKAMVPILDDSVVDRAAFDTAASDIDTDKLVQTFARMARQNGATISTKARVESIDRNATGWTVHTGTETFEARHLVNAAGAWVDEIAAMAGITPLGFTPLRRSMARIPAPGGHDVSGWPMIFGPGENWYAKPDAGALIVSPAEEDPVTPHDAYADDMVLAEGLARYEANVTEPVTRLLSSWAGLRTFSKDRTLVLGPDSGDPSFIWCAGQGGYGMQSAPAASQLLYDLIAGAPSELPKDTVAALSPQRFA, from the coding sequence GTGATTGATTTTCTCATCATTGGCGGCGGCATCGCGGGTGTTTCGGCGGCCGCCCGCCTTTCGGAACTGGGCAGCGTGACGCTCTTTGAAGGTGAAGACGCCCTTGCCTATCACGCCTCTGGCCGGTCTGCGGCCCTGTTTGAACAAAACTACGGCAAGCCCTCAACGATCGCACTCAACAAGGCCAGCTATGCCTTTCACAAATCCGCCGATGTACTCAGCCCGCGCGGCTTGATGCTGGTCGGCGATGCGGAAACTGCCGCAGCCTTCGCTGCCGATCGAAAGGCCATGCATCTTGACAGCATTACGGTCGCAGAGGCTAAGGCCATGGTCCCGATCCTCGATGACAGCGTCGTTGATCGCGCGGCTTTCGATACGGCGGCGTCTGACATCGACACGGATAAACTCGTACAGACCTTTGCACGGATGGCGCGACAGAACGGCGCGACCATCAGTACGAAAGCGCGCGTGGAAAGCATCGACCGCAACGCCACAGGTTGGACCGTACATACGGGTACCGAAACCTTTGAAGCGCGCCATCTGGTGAATGCAGCGGGCGCATGGGTTGATGAAATCGCTGCGATGGCGGGGATCACGCCTTTGGGTTTTACCCCGCTGCGCCGCTCGATGGCGCGGATCCCCGCGCCTGGCGGCCATGACGTGAGCGGCTGGCCCATGATCTTCGGACCGGGCGAAAACTGGTACGCGAAACCGGATGCAGGTGCGCTGATCGTGTCACCCGCCGAGGAAGACCCTGTCACCCCGCATGACGCCTATGCCGATGACATGGTGCTGGCCGAAGGCCTTGCCCGCTATGAGGCCAATGTGACCGAACCGGTCACACGTTTGCTCAGCTCATGGGCTGGCCTGCGGACGTTTTCAAAAGATCGGACGCTGGTGCTCGGCCCCGACAGCGGCGACCCCAGCTTTATCTGGTGTGCAGGCCAAGGCGGATACGGGATGCAATCCGCCCCCGCCGCCTCACAGTTGCTGTATGATCTGATCGCCGGTGCGCCTTCGGAACTCCCCAAAGACACCGTTGCAGCACTCTCGCCACAGCGCTTTGCGTAA
- a CDS encoding GcvT family protein, which produces MKTQVKALVVGGGAVGTSIAYHLAKAGWDDVMLLERDELTSGSTWHAAGLLPLFNMSFATTHIHKYSVDFYKSLEAETGLNAGFAVVGNLRMAQTQERMDEYMLYASTAETCDVPYVWMTPEEIKAKWPLIRTEDLKGALYHHTDGYINPADVTQAMAKGARQRGVAIERKWQADAFHWTGEAWEVTCTKMVEKGGNLVPSDEQIVITAEHVVTASGNHAQTTAKKLGIKIPAIPVEHQFIVMDQDPALVDFRAQGNVEHPVIRDADAQSYVREERGGWILGVYEKNAPAVFEYGVPESFRADLFPLDLERIEEQYMAMIHRIPSCEESGLKDDFNGPICYTPDGNPLVGPAPGLTNMWLAEGFSFGITAAGGTGYYLAQMMVDGEAEIDMASLDPKRYGNWMTTEFAARKNEECYDHVYILHHPDEERPACRPLRTSPAYDRQKERGAQFGFVNGWERPNYYAPLGFNDHDSRSFRRGGWWQYAVEEAKAIREGVGLIDATAFAKHRISGPGAAAFLDWFTTNKLPRVGRINLTYALTSHGTTRTEFTIVRLAEDDFYLVSAGAWHAYDQDYLYKLIMEKEDEFGRINEQDVTTQWGVFAIAGPKSRDVLNAVIKDADPATALSNKRFPWLSAKQIELGMCPVNAIRVAYTGELGWELHHPIEMQNYLFDLLEKAGEPHGMKLVGARAQNWLRQEKSYRAFGNELGRDATPLEADLPRFVDLSKDFNGKAAMEAKGIRSKCVTLLIDGPDDADPWGREALYAMDGTRVGRLTSGGYSVAFEKSIGLGYVTPELAVVGTKLQVKMLDQLWAAEIVEDSPYDPKNATIRVDG; this is translated from the coding sequence ATGAAAACCCAAGTTAAAGCACTGGTCGTCGGCGGCGGCGCGGTTGGCACGTCCATTGCATATCACCTTGCGAAAGCTGGCTGGGATGACGTGATGCTGCTTGAGCGGGATGAGTTGACCTCGGGCTCCACATGGCATGCGGCGGGTTTGTTACCGCTTTTCAACATGTCGTTTGCGACGACGCATATCCACAAATACTCGGTCGATTTTTATAAATCGCTTGAGGCGGAAACGGGACTGAACGCCGGTTTTGCTGTCGTGGGCAACTTGCGGATGGCCCAGACGCAAGAGCGTATGGATGAGTATATGCTTTACGCATCGACCGCTGAAACCTGCGACGTGCCCTATGTCTGGATGACGCCTGAGGAGATCAAGGCGAAATGGCCATTGATCCGCACCGAAGACCTGAAAGGCGCGCTTTATCATCACACGGACGGCTATATTAACCCCGCCGATGTGACCCAAGCGATGGCCAAGGGTGCCCGCCAGCGCGGTGTTGCGATCGAAAGGAAATGGCAGGCGGATGCGTTCCATTGGACCGGTGAAGCGTGGGAAGTGACCTGCACCAAGATGGTCGAAAAAGGCGGCAACCTTGTCCCTTCGGACGAGCAGATCGTGATTACGGCAGAGCATGTTGTAACAGCATCCGGCAACCATGCGCAGACTACCGCCAAGAAGCTGGGCATCAAGATCCCTGCGATCCCTGTGGAACACCAGTTTATTGTCATGGACCAAGACCCCGCACTGGTTGATTTCCGTGCGCAAGGCAATGTCGAACACCCTGTGATCCGTGACGCTGATGCGCAGTCTTACGTGCGCGAGGAACGCGGCGGCTGGATTTTGGGTGTTTATGAGAAGAATGCCCCTGCGGTCTTTGAATATGGCGTGCCCGAGAGCTTCCGCGCTGACCTCTTCCCGCTCGATCTGGAGCGGATCGAAGAGCAATATATGGCGATGATCCACCGCATCCCGTCCTGCGAGGAAAGCGGCCTGAAAGACGATTTCAACGGTCCGATTTGTTATACCCCCGATGGAAACCCGCTTGTGGGGCCTGCGCCGGGCCTGACGAATATGTGGCTGGCAGAAGGGTTTTCCTTTGGCATCACGGCGGCAGGTGGCACAGGGTATTACCTTGCCCAGATGATGGTGGATGGCGAGGCCGAGATCGACATGGCATCGCTTGATCCCAAACGCTATGGCAACTGGATGACCACCGAGTTTGCCGCGCGCAAGAACGAAGAATGCTACGATCACGTCTATATCCTGCACCATCCCGATGAAGAGCGCCCCGCTTGCCGTCCGCTGCGCACATCACCGGCATATGACCGGCAAAAGGAACGTGGCGCGCAGTTCGGGTTTGTGAACGGCTGGGAACGTCCCAATTACTATGCGCCCTTGGGGTTCAATGACCACGACAGTCGCTCTTTCCGCCGTGGCGGCTGGTGGCAATATGCCGTCGAAGAAGCCAAGGCGATCCGCGAAGGTGTTGGTCTGATTGACGCCACCGCCTTTGCGAAACACCGGATCAGTGGTCCGGGGGCAGCGGCGTTTCTGGATTGGTTTACGACCAATAAGCTGCCACGCGTGGGACGCATCAATCTGACCTATGCGCTGACGAGCCATGGGACGACACGCACGGAATTTACCATTGTCCGGTTGGCCGAAGATGACTTTTATCTTGTCTCGGCAGGGGCATGGCACGCCTACGATCAGGATTACCTTTACAAGCTGATCATGGAGAAGGAAGACGAGTTTGGGCGCATCAACGAACAGGATGTGACAACGCAATGGGGTGTTTTCGCTATTGCCGGACCAAAGTCGCGCGATGTGCTGAATGCCGTGATCAAGGATGCAGACCCCGCAACGGCGCTGTCCAACAAGCGCTTTCCGTGGCTGTCTGCCAAGCAGATCGAACTGGGTATGTGTCCGGTCAATGCGATCCGTGTTGCCTATACCGGTGAGCTGGGGTGGGAGCTGCATCACCCGATTGAGATGCAGAATTACCTCTTTGACCTCCTGGAAAAAGCAGGCGAGCCGCATGGCATGAAACTGGTCGGTGCCCGCGCGCAGAACTGGTTGCGGCAGGAGAAATCCTATCGTGCTTTCGGCAACGAACTGGGCCGCGATGCGACACCGCTAGAGGCCGATTTGCCGCGTTTTGTGGACCTGTCCAAGGACTTCAACGGGAAGGCCGCGATGGAAGCGAAAGGTATTCGTTCCAAATGCGTCACCCTGCTGATTGACGGGCCGGACGATGCAGACCCTTGGGGCCGTGAGGCGCTCTATGCAATGGACGGAACACGTGTGGGCCGTTTGACATCTGGCGGATATTCGGTCGCGTTCGAGAAGTCGATTGGTCTGGGATATGTGACGCCTGAACTTGCTGTGGTTGGGACGAAACTTCAGGTCAAGATGCTGGATCAGCTTTGGGCGGCCGAGATCGTAGAGGACAGCCCGTATGATCCCAAGAATGCGACGATCCGTGTGGATGGGTAA
- a CDS encoding 2-hydroxyacid dehydrogenase, with the protein MPGKQMSVVVTRRLPEVVETRLKELFDVELRDDDTPMTTEQLAAAMGRADVLVCTITDKIDARLLGRAGEQLKLIANFGAGVDHIDVATARQRGIHVSNTPGVVTEDTADIVIALILAVTRRMAEGIRVAQSDSWGGWAPTAMLGGRIKGRRLGILGMGRIGQAVARRAKAFGMQVHYHNRRRLRPEIEEELDATYWESLDQMVARVDILSINCPHTPSTFHLMNARRLKLMKPTAVIVNTSRGEVIDENALTRMLRAGEIAGAGLDVFERGHEINPRLRELSNAILLPHMGSATLEGRIEMGEKVIVNIKTFADGHRPPDLVVPSML; encoded by the coding sequence ATGCCAGGTAAGCAAATGAGTGTTGTCGTGACGCGACGGTTGCCTGAGGTTGTCGAGACACGACTGAAAGAGCTTTTCGACGTTGAATTGCGTGATGACGACACGCCGATGACGACCGAGCAACTGGCCGCCGCGATGGGCCGTGCGGATGTTCTGGTGTGTACGATCACCGACAAGATTGATGCGAGACTTTTGGGCCGCGCTGGTGAGCAATTGAAGCTGATTGCGAACTTCGGTGCCGGTGTGGACCACATTGATGTGGCAACCGCCCGCCAGCGGGGCATTCATGTCTCGAATACGCCAGGTGTGGTTACTGAAGATACCGCCGATATTGTGATCGCGTTGATTTTGGCTGTGACCCGTCGCATGGCCGAGGGGATACGTGTGGCACAGTCTGATAGCTGGGGTGGATGGGCACCCACGGCGATGCTTGGTGGGCGGATCAAGGGGCGCCGTTTGGGTATTCTGGGGATGGGCCGGATCGGGCAGGCCGTGGCGCGCCGTGCGAAAGCATTCGGGATGCAGGTCCATTATCATAATCGCAGGCGTTTGCGCCCCGAGATCGAGGAAGAGTTGGACGCGACCTACTGGGAAAGCCTTGATCAGATGGTGGCCCGCGTGGACATCCTGTCGATCAACTGCCCGCATACGCCCTCGACATTCCACCTGATGAATGCGCGGCGGCTGAAGCTGATGAAACCCACTGCGGTGATTGTGAACACATCACGTGGTGAAGTGATTGATGAAAACGCCCTGACGCGGATGCTGCGGGCTGGGGAAATTGCGGGCGCGGGTCTGGATGTGTTCGAGCGGGGACACGAAATCAATCCGCGCTTGCGTGAACTCTCTAACGCGATCCTTTTGCCGCATATGGGATCTGCCACACTCGAAGGCCGGATCGAGATGGGCGAGAAGGTGATTGTGAACATCAAGACCTTTGCCGATGGCCACAGGCCGCCTGATCTTGTCGTGCCCTCAATGCTTTGA
- a CDS encoding SH3 domain-containing protein, protein MGAIAHWFRVFWIAAFAIVICMSAGVAQQNDAGPAIGPETNLPLPRYVSLRAGEANVRRGPSLSHRIDWVFQRRDMPLQIIAEYGHWRRVIDRDGQGGWVHYRMLSGARTVIVEADDLILRSRPEPNATENAILEAGVVARLGDCNPDWCELTAGGYKGWAPKTAIWGVADAEIRD, encoded by the coding sequence ATGGGTGCAATAGCGCATTGGTTTCGCGTGTTCTGGATCGCGGCGTTCGCGATCGTTATCTGTATGAGCGCAGGCGTCGCCCAGCAAAATGACGCAGGCCCCGCAATCGGCCCAGAAACGAACCTGCCGTTGCCCCGCTACGTGTCGCTCCGCGCAGGTGAGGCCAACGTCCGCCGCGGCCCGTCATTGTCACACCGCATTGATTGGGTCTTTCAGCGCCGTGATATGCCGCTACAGATCATCGCGGAATACGGCCATTGGCGGCGGGTCATTGACCGCGACGGCCAAGGCGGCTGGGTGCATTACCGCATGCTTTCAGGCGCGCGCACAGTCATTGTCGAAGCAGATGACCTGATCCTGCGCAGCCGCCCCGAACCGAACGCCACCGAGAACGCAATCTTGGAGGCAGGTGTCGTGGCACGGCTTGGCGACTGCAACCCCGACTGGTGCGAATTGACCGCAGGTGGCTACAAAGGCTGGGCCCCGAAGACCGCAATCTGGGGCGTCGCAGATGCGGAAATCCGTGACTGA